A region of the Cyanobium usitatum str. Tous genome:
AAGGCGCCGCTGAGCAAACGGCAAAAGGTCAGGCCTTGTTGCCCAGACCCTTGAAGGCGTCGCCGACGGCATCGGCAGCATCCGCCACCTTGTCCTTGAGGCCACCGGCGGCATCGATCACCTTGGCCTGAAGCTGCTTG
Encoded here:
- a CDS encoding CsbD family protein, with product MSLEDKIKASAKDAEGKLQAAAGELTGDDQLKAAGEAKQLQAKVIDAAGGLKDKVADAADAVGDAFKGLGNKA